DNA from Elephas maximus indicus isolate mEleMax1 chromosome 18, mEleMax1 primary haplotype, whole genome shotgun sequence:
ACCCACTGATCTGACCAGGACCACAGTAGTAGATCATGGACAGAGTGGgaaagaaatgtagaacaaaattcaaattcataattaAGACCAAGCTtagtggtctgatagagactggtggaaccctgagattatggccctttGTTACCCTTCATACTTGGAACTAAAATCACTCCCAGAGATCTCATTATAGCCatataatagacaggcctataaaatgaacagtaataccagtgaggaatgtacacctcagaacaatcaactatacgagaccTAAAggacagcatttgcccaaaagcaaaattcAAAAGGACGGTAGGGGCAGaaaagctgggtgaatggacacggggaacccagggaggaaggtgggagagtgctgacacattcaggggtttgcaaccaatgtcacaaaacaagctgggtataaattgttgaaatagaaactaatttgctctgtttccagcaaaaaaaaagaaagaaagaaaaagaaaaccctatggagcgtagttcctgtctgacacacatgaggtcaccatgagtctaaatcaacttgatggcaactggttaactgctTACCTTTTTTTCATATCATTTAATCATTGGCAAGGATCTTCCACATATCTCATTTCAACCTCACAACAATCCcaaaaagtagagaaaaataaTACTAACAACAGTTGGCCCATGCTGAGCACATACCAGGCGCTGCATTGAGCATTATAGGTGCGCTCACTCATTTAATCTTTGAAACAACCTGGTGTGTCAGGGACCATCATTCGCTCGGCCTTACACGTGCAGAAGTGAGGCTTAGGAAGGTTAaacaatttgtccaaggtcacgcaACTTGTAAATTGCAAAACTAAGGCTCAAACCAGGTTCTCTAGAGctcaagctcttaatcaccatgcTGGGATTAATGATCTCTTCCCATTTTGCAGCTGTGGAAATGGGTTCAAAGAAGTTAAGTGACCCAAAGTAAACAGTAGTAAAAGTaagggctttggaatcagacaaaccTGGGCTTGACTCCTAGCTTAGCCCCTTCCTAACTAGATAatctgggcaaattatttaatctttccaattctcagtttcttcatctgtaaaatgaggatagtaaTATCCATCTCCTACCGCCACTGTGATGGTTGAACTGTGAACCTGATATGGCCGAGGCTTTGCATAAGTCTTAGTCCCCTGCCCCATTCCCCACCTCCTTCCTTAAGGTTGAAAAGCCTTGTAAGCCAATACCCAAATACAGAAAAGCTAAAGATAGGCTCTCAGCCCAGCTGTTCTAcaaacttgctgtgtgaccttggccaggcCAGCCCTCTGTCCTGGGCCTCGTGTGGATGATCCAGAAATCCTCTGGCCATGTATCTTGAAGATCCTTCTGTGATTTCTGCCTTTTGGTCTAAGACTGCCAACCCCTGAGGTCAAcaattttccctcctttttttgaCTTCAGCCTATCTGCGGGATACAATCAGCTCACCTCAGGACAGTGACACTACAGTGATTCTTACCGTGCAGTGGTGGTTGGGGTTGACTATCAGAATATTATGTGGAAGGACAAGCATGGCAGTtagaaatagtttggaaaagcCTTCTGGGTGGATCTGATAGGTCCTGAACTTTTAAAATCTCTGCCCTGGGGGTTCATGGATTcagggggtctgcatcccatgaaaggagccctgggggcacagtggttatgcgctccatggctaactgaaaggtctgcggtCAGAACCCACTGGTCACTCCAGGGAgagaggtgtggcagtctgcttcagtaaagatcgcAGCCTTAGAAACTCAGcgcggcacttctactctgtcctatagggttgctacgaattggaattgacttgacaacaacaggtgggTGGGTGGTGTGCACCCAATGAAACAGAATGTATATGGATTTTTGAGAGGTTCTTAACACTTCTGAGACCACAGATCCTTTTTGAAAATCTGATGAAGCTATAGATCCTCTTCCCAGATAGAGACAAGTTCCCACAAAACCTTACACACAATTGCAGGGGGTTCATGGGCCCGCTGTGGTCGCCAGCACGAGAGATACACACTGCTCTTTGCCACCCCCCATGAATTGTTCTAGTTGCTGggtgccgttgggttgattccaactcactgtgaccctaagtgacaaagtagaactgctcccatggggtttccaaggctgtaaatctttttgttgttgttgttaaataatACTGCGTTTgcagtgaaaatttacacagcaaactagattcccatttaacaatttctacacatctttttcagtgacattggttacatttttcacaaagtGTCAACCTTCTCAttctttccattctggttgttctatttccagtaCCCTGGTTTCCCTGACTCAttaccttctcctctttgctttggagtaattgttgaccgtttggtaTTGGTAAGTTTTGAAAGGAGCATAGTGCTCATGGGTAATACTCTTTATTTTATGAggcaatttgttatttagctaaaaagtgacctcaggggatagttttggttcaaggttttaagtgtatcccagggcaatagtctcaggagtccgctagtctcaactggtccagtaagtctggactttttaagaatctgagttctgttccatattttctcccattctctcaggatccatctattgtggccctgatctgaagggtcagtagtggtaactgggcaccatgtagttcttctaggctgtaaatctttacaggaacagatcatcaCTAATGAGttcagaccactgacctttcagttagcagccaagtgcttagccattgtgctaccaaggctccttccctATGAATTACCCATAGGCATTTAGTAATCACTCCTGTAGATAATGGTAATGTCACTGCACAGGAGTGATTTGAGCTCCCTGGAGACTGGCAGGCACAGGGACAAAGGGTTACTCCAGACACTCAGAAGGAAAAGGGTTAAAGCCCACTGAACAGAGCTAAGGTCAGGACTTGCAAAGTTCTGGAACTCACATCTCAGGAGGGTCTCTCACCAGCCCATCTCCCTCCTGTCTCCCCATCACGCCCAGTGGCTGCCTTACCTTCCCAGCACCAATCACCTTCTCAGCAGCATAGACGGCCTGGCTGCACCGGGGGCAGTGCTCAGAGCCACCAATTTTCTGGGCAAACTTGGATGCATTGGGGTTGGTGGTGGGCCTGTGGCTAGGAGTCCTGCATGGGGAAGGACATGCAGTGAGATGAATTCTGATAAGAAATATGCATGGGGCTGCCACTGCAAAGGTATGACACCACCTTCACCTCACACCAGGGCATGGAAGCTGCTCTCCTAGCCAGTAACGAAGGCTAGAGCCACAGGGGACTCAAAGATcatctcccattttacagatggacaaaCCAAGGCTCAGTATGATTTTTTTCCCACTAAAACATCATGCTTCCCTCAGTCATCCAGTTAAAACCCTCTGCATCATTTTTAAGATCTCATTTGTTAAGGATCACCTTCTGTTGCCCCCCATTCAGCAACAGCTCCATTATCAGATTCTTTGCAAGAGGAATCTGCTGACCAGTCACTCCCACTGGGGCAATGGCCTTGGTTGAAAAGTTGCTAACTCATCCGTCATTTCCGTCCATCCCCCCTGGGCTGAGGAACCAGCCAGGATGACTGCCAATAGCCACTATTTACCGGAAAGTCAGAGGTCAGTGGGTGCCAGGGAGACCCAGTGACACCCTGTGGCATTTCCAAGGAAGGAGAATGACTTCCCTCAGCAGGTATGAGAGGTGACAGTGCTGAGAGGGTGGTGTAGCAATGGCCTGAGCTGAGCCCTGGCCCTGGCTCAGATACTCACTAGCTGTGGGTTTGGGTTCTCTCATCCATAAAAAGAGGACACTGGACTAAATAATTCTTGGGGCCCCTCCCAGCTCTGACTCTTATAAAAATATAGGATGCAAGTTCCATGAGGGGTGAGCCTGGCCTATTCTATTCCCACTGTGCCCCCAGCTCCTCCAGTGGGCCTGGCATAGTGAGTGCTCCATAAGACCTTTTCAAAAAATGGCTTTCTGAGCCTCCCCCTGCTTAACCAAAAGGGACTGGAAATATGCCCAACACGGGGTGGAGGCGGGGAAGGATGCTTGAGAATAGGGGTGGGAGGGGATCCTTTACTCACTCCTCAGGCTTGATGCCCAGCGACTCCCCCTTGTCCATGCTCAATGTGCCTGCACCCTGCCCATAGCCATAGCCTTTTGGCCCGTATTTCTTGCCGTAGCAGGACTTGCAGTAGATCTCCTCACAGTGCACAGCCACAGTGGTGCTATCCAGATTCTTCCTGCAGACCACTGTGAAGGGGAAGGGAGGTATGGTGAGCTGAGGCTGGGGTGAGCTGCTAGCTCACTGCAAGTCCCCTACACCTGAAGCTCTCCTGGCAGTTTGCATACATCACATCGGGATCTTTCAGCAGCAGCTGGAAATGGAGGCCTGGATGGCCAATGAGCAGGAGAAAGGGAGGTGGGCTCTGCAAGTCCCGAATGACTCTAGGAAGGCTGGCCATGCTGTGTCTCCTAGGAGTCTGCGCATGTCTCCCCAGGCCTCTACACTATCATATCTCACCAACAGTGCAGTGCACCCCAAAGTTCATAGGAGGGAATAGCCTAGGCCAAAGGAAGCTGGCTGAGGTCCCTCACACTGCCTTTGACAAACAGACGACTGTCCTaacaggagagaagaaaaaagacaggAAGCAAGAAGAGGGCAGGGTTTTCCTGCCTCCAGCAACAGAAGCTGGAAGGGACAATCTGTGcatgctgggggtggggaggagggagaaggtgaACAGATGCACCCAGAAGAACATCAGTTGATACATATTAAGTGCCCACCACCACGGGCTTTGAAACGAGGTGCAGGTCATGCTAACCACAACAACCGGCTGTGGAGTTTCTATTCCCAGAAATCACTTTGCCGCAGGATGAATTCGGGTCACAGGCTGGGAAGAATTCCCTGACTTCTGGGGTCAGAGATATTGGAATGTGATCAGCCAGAAAGCCCGTGGGCCTCATGTATATTCCTGTTCATCTCTTCAGAGCAAAACAGCTCAGAGCCTGGGGTCATACATCAAAAACGaaacccatggccgtcgagtcgattactaCTCaaagcggccctgtaggacagagtaaagctgcccccacagggtttccaaggagcagctggtggattcgaactgccaaccttttgcttagcagccaaggtcttaaccactgtgcatcaGGGCTCCTGGGGTcatacagaggcagactgcccaGAATCAAATGCCTATCTGTATGGCCTTGGGCAAGCTATTTTGCCTttcagcctcagtgtcctcatttgtaaataCAGGTAATAATGCCTACCCCAAGAGGTGGTCATGAGAACTAAATGAAGTCTTACATGTGATGGGGACCGTGGTGGGGCGGAGGGTAGACTGGTCCAGGCCCCAAGCAATCatatgtttccaacccccaactACTTCTCTCGAGAGGCTCAACTTCattctgtttatttctttagCCCTCACCCTGCCATCCTGATTTGGTTCCACGAAACTCTTTAAATATTGGGATTCAGTGTGTCCAGTTGGACTGTATCCTCAAATGTGTCTTTCTAAAGATGGAAACCTAGGGACACCGAGGGAGACACCATGCCTCTTGCTTCCCTTTGAGAGGCTCTCAGCTTGGCTCCTTGAGGTTTGCCATCCTCTTGCCTTTAAAGGATCCGGTTCTCTGCCAGCTCCTCTCCTTGCCCTGGGCCCCAGGTTAGAAACTTTAGACCAAATAAGGACCCTCTTGTCCTGCCCTCGGAATCCCTACCTCATTCCAGCACTCTGGGCAGCCCAAATACGGAACTTCCCATCTCCTCCCCTGGGGTTTGGCTCCCGGGAATGAGGGAGAGGGAACAGCAGGCCAAGGGAACAACATTCCCTTCTAGGGTGGGAAGTCAGGAGTTGGCCTGGAATTGCTTCCCGTAAGACCCAAATGAAGCTAGGAGTTCTGAGGCCAAAGGGAAGACAGAGAGCAGAGACAGAGGGCTGGGGAAAGAGGTCCGGCTTGGCTGGGCTCTCCAGCAAGGGACCCAGGAGCTCAGCC
Protein-coding regions in this window:
- the CSRP1 gene encoding cysteine and glycine-rich protein 1; the encoded protein is MPNWGGGKKCGVCQKSVYFAEEVQCEGNSFHKSCFLCMVCRKNLDSTTVAVHCEEIYCKSCYGKKYGPKGYGYGQGAGTLSMDKGESLGIKPEETPSHRPTTNPNASKFAQKIGGSEHCPRCSQAVYAAEKVIGAGKSWHKSCFRCAKCGKGLESTTLADKDGDIYCKGCYAKNFGPKGFGFGQGAGALVHSE